A stretch of Mobula birostris isolate sMobBir1 chromosome 2, sMobBir1.hap1, whole genome shotgun sequence DNA encodes these proteins:
- the edn3b gene encoding endothelin-3b has product MWVLALVLLVGILPGAGRENPKRVRSPQRRDSAVDETSERGTREAPCKGDPGQASLPGADPSEMELRSPDGLRVTAMEAAAAEVHSMPRTKRCTCFSFKDKECVYYCHLDVIWINTPERIVPYGLSNVRRHRRSNKKEMGWLVKSRRPRCICREDDDRLCGLFCRPRQRDMK; this is encoded by the exons ATGTGGGTCCTGGCGCTTGTGCTACTGGTCGGAATTCTCCCGGGTGCAGGTAGGGAGAACCCAAAGCGAGTAAGGTCGCCGCAGCGGAGGGACAGCGCGGTGGATGAGACGAGCGAACGTGGGACGCGAGAGGCGCCATGCAAAG GTGATCCTGGACAGGCATCTTTGCCTGGTGCTGACCCCAGTGAGATGGAACTGCGAAGTCCTGATGGTCTGAGGGTGACTGCAATGGAGGCGGCTGCTGCGGAGGTTCACTCCATGCCGCGAACTAAGCGTTGTACCTGCTTCTCATTCAAGGACAAGGAGTGCGTGTACTACTGTCACCTGGATGTGATCTGGATTAACACTCCAGA GAGGATTGTGCCTTATGGACTGTCTAATGTGCGAAGGCATAGGCGTTCAAACAAAAAGGAGATGGGTTGGCTCGTGAAATCTCGGAGACCTCGGTGTATCTGTAGAGAGGATGATGATAGACTGTGTGGCCTGTTCTGCAGGCCAAGGCAAAGGGATATGAAGTAG